A section of the Corynebacterium auris genome encodes:
- the aspA gene encoding aspartate ammonia-lyase, with protein sequence MQTRTEEDLLGSMEVPGDVYYGVHTLRAMDNFRISSSTINDLPEFIRGMVQVKKAAAMANRRLHTLPKKKADAIMWACDQILEEGRCLDQFPIDAFQGGAGTSVNMNTNEVVANLALKHLGREKGDYDAVNPNDDVNMSQSTNDAYPTGFRLGVYYAVQGLLEELDELQKAFRAKGDEFQDVIKMGRTQLQDAVPMTLGQEFTAFGANLLEEQRTIQSAAEALLEVNLGATAIGTGINTPSGYRDQVVAALREVTGLNIQASPDLIEATSDTGSYVMMHSAIKRAAMKLSKICNDLRLLSSGPRAGLNEINLPERQAGSSIMPAKVNPVIPEVVNQVCFKVFGNDITVTMASESGQLQLNVMEPVIAESIFGSINLLRNAARTLREKCVDGITANKEVCKEYVTNSIGIVTYLNPYIGHHNGDLIGKEAAETGRSVRELVLERDLMSEEDLDRVFSMENLMHPEFRGKLYLNED encoded by the coding sequence ATGCAAACTCGTACTGAAGAAGATCTGCTCGGCTCCATGGAGGTGCCCGGCGACGTGTACTACGGCGTACACACGCTGCGGGCCATGGACAACTTCCGCATTTCCAGCTCCACGATCAACGACCTGCCCGAATTCATTCGGGGGATGGTGCAGGTGAAGAAGGCGGCCGCGATGGCGAACCGTCGCCTTCACACCCTGCCCAAGAAGAAGGCAGATGCGATCATGTGGGCCTGCGACCAGATCCTCGAGGAAGGGCGCTGCCTCGACCAGTTCCCGATCGACGCCTTCCAGGGCGGCGCGGGCACCTCGGTGAACATGAACACGAACGAGGTGGTGGCGAACCTCGCGCTCAAACACCTCGGCCGCGAGAAAGGCGACTACGACGCCGTCAACCCGAACGACGACGTCAACATGTCCCAGTCCACCAACGACGCGTACCCGACCGGTTTCCGCCTCGGGGTCTACTACGCCGTCCAGGGCCTGCTGGAGGAGCTCGACGAGCTCCAGAAGGCGTTCCGCGCGAAAGGCGACGAGTTCCAGGACGTCATCAAGATGGGCCGCACGCAGCTGCAGGACGCGGTGCCGATGACCCTCGGCCAGGAGTTCACCGCCTTCGGCGCGAACCTACTGGAGGAGCAGCGCACCATCCAGAGCGCGGCGGAAGCGCTCTTGGAGGTCAATCTCGGGGCGACTGCGATCGGTACCGGGATCAACACGCCTTCCGGCTACCGCGACCAGGTTGTCGCCGCCCTGCGGGAGGTCACCGGCCTGAACATCCAGGCCTCGCCGGACCTCATCGAGGCGACCTCGGACACCGGCAGCTACGTCATGATGCACTCGGCGATCAAGCGCGCCGCGATGAAGCTCTCCAAGATCTGCAACGACCTGCGGCTTTTGTCCTCCGGCCCGCGCGCGGGCCTGAACGAGATTAACCTGCCGGAGCGGCAGGCGGGCTCGTCGATCATGCCCGCGAAGGTCAACCCGGTGATCCCCGAGGTGGTCAACCAGGTCTGCTTCAAGGTCTTCGGCAACGACATCACCGTCACCATGGCCTCCGAGTCCGGCCAGCTGCAGCTCAACGTCATGGAGCCCGTCATCGCCGAGTCGATTTTCGGCTCGATCAACCTTCTGCGCAACGCCGCGCGCACCCTGCGCGAGAAGTGCGTGGACGGGATTACCGCCAATAAAGAGGTGTGCAAGGAGTATGTGACCAATTCCATTGGAATTGTCACCTACCTCAACCCGTACATCGGCCACCACAACGGCGACCTGATCGGCAAAGAGGCGGCGGAAACCGGCCGTAGCGTGCGCGAACTCGTTCTCGAGCGCGACCTGATGAGCGAGGAAGACCTCGATCGGGTGTTCAGCATGGAAAACCTCATGCACCCCGAGTTCCGGGGCAAGCTCTACTTGAACGAGGACTAG
- the hisG gene encoding ATP phosphoribosyltransferase — MIKIAVPNKGSLSDKAMEVLAEAGYKGRGLHKALNVADEDNGVEFFYLRPKDIAIYVAQGHLDLGITGRDLALDSRAKVEEVLQLGFGRSTFRFAAPQDERWAVEDLAGRRIATSYPHLVEDYLAARGIRPAEVIRLDGAVEISIKLGVADAIADVVSTGQTLRQQGLAPFGDPITSSEAVVVKRKGFELDARHDVLLKRITGILNAQNYLMIDYNISREALDSSAAITPGITGPTVSPLSREGWVAVRAMVPRPEANKVMDELANVGAEGILATELRIARL; from the coding sequence ATGATCAAGATTGCCGTGCCCAACAAGGGATCCCTGTCCGACAAGGCGATGGAGGTCCTCGCCGAGGCCGGGTATAAGGGCCGCGGCCTGCACAAGGCCCTCAACGTCGCCGACGAGGACAACGGCGTCGAGTTTTTCTACCTGCGGCCCAAGGACATCGCCATCTACGTCGCGCAGGGCCACCTCGACCTCGGCATCACCGGCCGCGACCTCGCCCTCGACTCGCGCGCGAAGGTCGAGGAGGTGCTCCAGCTCGGCTTCGGGCGCTCCACCTTCCGCTTCGCCGCCCCGCAGGACGAGCGCTGGGCTGTCGAGGACCTCGCCGGCAGGCGCATCGCCACCTCCTACCCGCACCTCGTCGAGGACTACCTCGCGGCCCGTGGCATTCGCCCGGCCGAGGTGATCCGCCTCGACGGCGCCGTGGAGATCTCCATCAAGCTCGGCGTCGCGGACGCCATCGCGGATGTCGTGTCTACCGGTCAGACCCTGCGCCAGCAGGGACTCGCCCCGTTCGGCGATCCTATTACGAGCAGCGAGGCGGTCGTCGTCAAGCGGAAGGGCTTCGAGCTCGACGCGCGTCACGACGTCCTGCTCAAGCGCATCACCGGCATCCTGAACGCCCAGAACTACCTGATGATCGACTACAACATCTCCCGCGAGGCCCTCGACTCCTCGGCGGCGATCACGCCGGGTATTACGGGCCCCACGGTCTCCCCGCTCTCGCGCGAGGGCTGGGTGGCCGTGCGCGCGATGGTGCCGCGACCGGAGGCGAACAAGGTGATGGACGAGCTCGCCAACGTCGGAGCGGAGGGAATCCTGGCCACAGAACTGCGCATTGCGCGGCTGTGA
- a CDS encoding phosphoribosyl-ATP diphosphatase: protein MKTFDDLFAELSRKAEERPAGSGTVEALEKGEHFIGKKIIEEAGEVWIASEYQSDAELAEEMSQLIYWTQVMMLKRGLTPDDIYRYL from the coding sequence GTGAAAACCTTCGATGATCTCTTTGCCGAACTCTCCCGCAAGGCCGAGGAGCGCCCCGCGGGCTCCGGAACCGTCGAGGCGCTGGAGAAGGGGGAGCATTTCATCGGGAAGAAGATCATCGAGGAAGCCGGCGAGGTGTGGATCGCCTCCGAGTACCAGTCGGACGCGGAGCTCGCCGAGGAGATGAGCCAGCTTATCTACTGGACGCAGGTGATGATGCTGAAGCGCGGGCTCACCCCGGACGACATCTACCGCTACCTCTAA
- a CDS encoding HAD family hydrolase has protein sequence MDGTLVDTEPLWGIATYELAEMLGRPLTPQVREKTVGGSFANTLRVCADHAGYTLREGDYERYHSWIYGRMAQLFSTGLEPNPGVRGLLSSLAEAGMRMLVTTNTERQLADACITAVGAHFFVDSITADEVARPKPAPDMYLEAARRVGERPADCLVFEDSWAGMSAAAAAGCTVLGLATEVPEGVTPFAPECFLGAGAADVDRWFGAAARADGIE, from the coding sequence ATGGATGGCACGCTCGTCGACACCGAACCGCTGTGGGGCATTGCTACCTACGAGCTCGCGGAGATGCTCGGCCGCCCGCTCACGCCGCAGGTGCGGGAAAAGACCGTGGGCGGCAGCTTCGCCAACACCTTGCGCGTGTGCGCGGACCACGCGGGCTACACCCTGCGCGAGGGCGATTACGAGCGCTACCACTCTTGGATCTACGGCCGGATGGCGCAGCTGTTCAGCACCGGCCTCGAGCCGAACCCCGGGGTCCGGGGGCTTTTGAGCTCCCTCGCCGAGGCCGGCATGCGGATGCTCGTGACCACGAACACCGAGCGCCAGCTTGCCGACGCCTGCATCACCGCCGTCGGCGCCCACTTCTTCGTCGACTCCATCACGGCCGACGAGGTCGCCCGCCCCAAGCCCGCCCCCGACATGTACCTGGAGGCCGCCCGCCGCGTCGGGGAGCGCCCCGCCGACTGCCTTGTGTTTGAGGACTCGTGGGCCGGGATGAGCGCCGCCGCGGCAGCGGGCTGCACAGTGCTCGGCTTGGCCACGGAGGTGCCGGAGGGGGTTACGCCCTTCGCGCCCGAGTGCTTCCTCGGCGCGGGCGCGGCCGACGTGGACAGGTGGTTCGGCGCGGCCGCGCGGGCCGATGGGATAGAGTAG
- the mshC gene encoding cysteine--1-D-myo-inosityl 2-amino-2-deoxy-alpha-D-glucopyranoside ligase: MRSWPIPPVAEVPGEPVELSLYDTADGRVKAVDVTPDANGEVGMYVCGITPYDSTHLGHAATYLTFDLVYRQLLANGHRVHYVQNITDVDDPLFERAERDGVDWRELGTSQIDLFRSDMEVLSVIPPRDYIGAMEAVDEVVEMVSILLERGAAYQINKGDVYASIEATEQFGYESNLDRAQMEEFFAERGGDPEREGKRDPLDALVWRGHREGEPAWEAPFGPGRPGWHVECSAIATNRLGRSFAIQGGGSDLAFPHHEFSAAHAEAAYDVKRMAGHYVHSGMIGLDGTKMSKSLGNLVFVHSLTEDGVEPSAIRVALFSQHYRADREFSPALVDDARERLSRWREAAGRQVDEGEALRVVAKLRAALADDLDTPRALEVLDGLEGDHEGIVARTVSGLLGVQLDPTSRTMNA, from the coding sequence ATGCGTTCTTGGCCCATCCCGCCCGTTGCCGAGGTGCCGGGCGAACCTGTCGAACTTAGCCTCTACGACACCGCCGACGGCCGCGTCAAAGCCGTCGACGTCACCCCCGACGCGAACGGGGAGGTGGGGATGTACGTCTGCGGGATCACTCCCTACGACTCGACGCACCTCGGCCACGCGGCGACCTATCTCACCTTCGACCTGGTGTACCGCCAGCTGCTGGCCAACGGGCACCGAGTCCACTACGTGCAGAACATCACCGACGTGGACGACCCGCTGTTCGAGCGCGCCGAGCGCGACGGTGTGGACTGGCGCGAGCTGGGGACCTCCCAGATCGACCTGTTCCGCAGCGACATGGAGGTCCTCTCCGTCATCCCGCCGCGCGACTACATCGGCGCGATGGAAGCTGTCGACGAGGTCGTGGAGATGGTCTCGATCCTCCTCGAACGAGGCGCCGCCTACCAGATCAATAAGGGCGACGTTTACGCCTCCATCGAGGCGACCGAGCAGTTCGGCTACGAGTCGAACCTGGATCGGGCCCAGATGGAGGAGTTCTTCGCCGAGCGCGGCGGGGACCCCGAGCGCGAGGGCAAGCGCGACCCGCTGGACGCGCTGGTGTGGCGCGGCCACCGCGAGGGCGAGCCGGCGTGGGAGGCCCCCTTCGGCCCGGGCCGGCCGGGCTGGCACGTCGAGTGCTCCGCGATTGCCACGAACCGGCTCGGCCGCAGCTTCGCCATCCAGGGCGGCGGCTCCGACCTCGCCTTCCCGCACCACGAGTTCTCCGCAGCGCACGCCGAGGCAGCCTACGACGTGAAGAGAATGGCGGGCCACTACGTCCACTCGGGCATGATCGGCCTCGACGGGACCAAGATGTCGAAGTCGCTGGGCAACCTTGTATTCGTGCACTCGCTCACCGAGGACGGCGTCGAGCCCTCCGCGATCCGCGTCGCGCTCTTCTCCCAGCACTACCGCGCTGACCGCGAGTTTTCGCCCGCGCTTGTCGACGACGCACGCGAGCGCCTTTCCCGCTGGCGCGAGGCGGCCGGGCGCCAGGTCGACGAGGGGGAGGCGCTTCGGGTCGTCGCGAAGCTGCGGGCCGCGCTCGCCGATGACCTCGACACTCCCCGCGCCCTCGAGGTGCTCGACGGGCTGGAGGGCGACCACGAGGGTATCGTCGCCCGGACGGTCAGCGGCCTGCTCGGCGTGCAGCTGGACCCGACTTCGCGCACAATGAACGCATGA
- a CDS encoding undecaprenyl-diphosphate phosphatase has protein sequence MSWIQVIVLSVVQGLTEFLPVSSSGHLRIVSELFWGEDAGASFTAVIQLGTELAVLVYFAKEIWRVLTGWFRGLVNKHERGFDYRMGWMVIVGTIPVGLAGFLLRDLIRENFRNLWITATVLILFSFVFIIAERKGTKQRSFEDLNMKDAIVMGLWQCLALIPGVSRSGGTISGGLLRNLDREVATRFSFLLAIPAVLASGLFSLPDAFSPQAGQAATGAQLLVGSGIAFVLGYASIAWLLRFVSHHSFAWFAAYRIPLGLVVMVLLATGVMSPV, from the coding sequence ATGAGCTGGATCCAGGTGATCGTCCTGTCCGTGGTGCAGGGCCTGACCGAGTTTCTCCCCGTCTCCTCCTCCGGCCACCTGCGGATTGTGTCCGAGCTGTTCTGGGGCGAGGACGCCGGGGCGAGTTTTACCGCGGTGATCCAGCTGGGCACGGAGCTGGCGGTGCTCGTGTACTTTGCCAAGGAGATTTGGCGCGTGCTCACCGGCTGGTTCCGTGGGCTGGTAAACAAGCACGAGCGAGGCTTTGACTACCGGATGGGGTGGATGGTGATCGTCGGCACGATCCCCGTCGGCCTCGCGGGTTTCTTGCTGCGCGATCTGATCCGCGAGAACTTCCGCAACCTGTGGATCACCGCGACGGTGCTCATCCTCTTCTCCTTCGTCTTCATCATCGCCGAGCGCAAGGGCACGAAGCAGCGCTCGTTTGAGGATCTGAATATGAAAGACGCGATCGTCATGGGCCTGTGGCAGTGCCTCGCGCTCATCCCGGGCGTCTCGCGTTCGGGCGGGACCATTTCGGGTGGCCTGCTGCGCAACCTCGACCGCGAGGTGGCCACCCGCTTCAGCTTCCTGCTCGCGATCCCCGCCGTGCTCGCCTCCGGGCTCTTTTCGCTTCCCGACGCCTTCAGCCCGCAGGCCGGCCAGGCCGCCACGGGGGCCCAGCTCCTCGTGGGCAGCGGCATCGCCTTCGTCCTCGGCTACGCCTCCATCGCCTGGCTGCTGCGCTTCGTCTCCCACCACTCCTTCGCCTGGTTCGCCGCCTACCGCATCCCGCTCGGCCTTGTCGTGATGGTCCTGCTTGCGACGGGCGTGATGAGCCCCGTCTAG
- a CDS encoding quinone-dependent dihydroorotate dehydrogenase: MRPYDLALKAMFLLPPERIHGIVGGAFHVLGGLRPVNRAAERVVRVHDPVLEQELFGVRFPAPLGLAAGLDKNGTAIDAWGAAGFGYAEVGTVTPRPQPGNPAPRLFRLPADKAILNRMGFNNKGALTVAANLRGRRSGDVVGINIGKNKTAEDAVADYRAGATLLGPLADYVVVNVSSPNTPGLRDLQAVEELRPILEVVTDSTETPVLVKIAPDLSDGDIDAVADLAAELGLAGVVATNTTISREGLATDAAEVEKMGAGGISGAPLAARSLEVLRRLNERVGDTLVLVSVGGIFTPGQAWERIAAGASLLQGYTPFIYGGPGWIRRIHRGLAAQVRAHGLASISDAVGSGLSWRYDAE; encoded by the coding sequence ATGCGGCCCTACGATCTCGCCCTCAAAGCCATGTTCCTCCTCCCGCCGGAGCGCATCCACGGCATCGTCGGCGGCGCCTTCCACGTGCTCGGCGGGCTGCGCCCCGTCAACCGCGCCGCGGAGCGGGTGGTTCGCGTGCACGATCCCGTCCTCGAGCAGGAGCTGTTCGGGGTGCGCTTCCCCGCCCCGCTCGGCCTCGCGGCCGGCTTGGACAAAAACGGCACCGCGATCGATGCCTGGGGCGCCGCCGGCTTCGGCTACGCGGAGGTTGGCACCGTCACGCCGCGGCCCCAGCCGGGCAACCCCGCGCCGCGGCTGTTCCGGCTGCCCGCCGACAAGGCGATCCTCAACCGCATGGGCTTCAACAACAAGGGCGCGCTCACCGTCGCCGCGAACCTGCGTGGGCGCCGCTCGGGCGACGTCGTCGGAATAAACATCGGCAAGAACAAGACCGCCGAGGACGCCGTAGCGGATTACCGCGCGGGCGCCACGCTACTCGGCCCGCTGGCGGACTACGTGGTGGTCAACGTCTCCTCCCCCAACACCCCCGGGCTGCGCGACCTCCAGGCTGTCGAGGAACTGCGCCCCATCCTCGAGGTCGTGACCGACAGCACCGAAACACCCGTACTGGTGAAAATTGCCCCGGACTTGAGCGACGGGGACATCGACGCGGTGGCAGATCTCGCAGCCGAGCTCGGCCTGGCGGGCGTCGTGGCCACGAACACGACGATCTCCCGCGAAGGCCTCGCCACCGACGCTGCCGAGGTGGAGAAGATGGGCGCGGGCGGCATCTCCGGCGCCCCGCTCGCCGCGCGCTCCCTTGAGGTGCTGCGCCGACTGAACGAACGCGTCGGGGACACTCTCGTGCTCGTCAGCGTCGGCGGGATTTTCACACCGGGGCAGGCGTGGGAGCGCATTGCGGCGGGCGCGAGCCTGCTCCAGGGCTACACCCCCTTCATCTACGGGGGCCCCGGCTGGATCCGCCGCATCCACCGCGGGCTCGCGGCGCAGGTGCGGGCGCACGGACTGGCGTCGATAAGCGATGCCGTCGGCAGCGGCCTCAGCTGGCGCTACGACGCAGAATAA